Part of the Undibacter mobilis genome is shown below.
CGAGATGACATTTGCCGAGCCGCGCCATCATATCGATCATGGTCGGCGCAACGGCGATGCCCCGGCTGAACACGGCGATCGCTTCATCGATCCGGCCTCGTTCCGCGAACGTCTTCCCCAGTTCATAGAACGCCATCGGGTATTTCGCATCGCGCTTGATGGCGCGATTGAACGCGGTGACGGCTTCGTCGCCACGCCCGGCCTGCCGCAAGGCAATCCCGAATGCGGTGTCGGCTTCGGCATCGCGGTTGCCGCGCGACGCCTTTTCGAGAACGGCGACGGCCTCGGCATTCCGGCCCAGCATCATCAGCGCATAGCCGAGCACCTTTGCCGCTTCGCGGTCGCCAGCATTGGCCTGCAGGATTTCGGCGGCGATGCGTTCGGCATCTGCGGGCCGGCCCGTTTCGAGAGCATGACGCGCGTTGTGCAGGGCCTCCGACAGGGCGGCCGGCCGCGTTCTTCCGTCGGACGAGTTCGAGCGCATGGCGCGAAAAACTATCAGCTCTGCGGCTTGTTCACCAGCACAAGGCCGATGGCGACGAAGGCCACCGCCACCAGGAATGCCGGCGTTATCGGATCGCCCATAACGAAATGACCGGCGGCGACACCGAACAGCGGCGTCAGCACCGAAAACGCCGAGACGCGGCTTGCCGAGTATTTCTTGATGAGGGCAAACCACACGACAAAAGTCACGCTCACCACCCAGACCGACTGATAAGCCATCATGGCCAGCGCCTGATGGTCGGGCCAGTGCGTGATGCGCTCGCCCGCGAACCAGGACGCCAGGGCGATGATCGGCGTCGACATCAGGAGCTGATAGAGCAGTACTTTTTCGGGCGACGTGGCATTGAGCGCGCGGCTCGACTTGATCAGCAGCGTGGTGCAGGCCCACAGGACCGCCGCGATGAGGGTGAGGATATCGCCCAGCGTCTGTCGCGGATCGAGCGCCGGCGTCGGAACCCCGAAGGCCATGATCATGCCGGCAAAGGACAGCAACAGCCCGGCCCATTGCGACATGCGAAAGCGGTCGCCCGGCAACAGAATGCGTCCGCCCAGCACGACCAGAAACGGCGCCATATAGAGAAACACGGATGCACGCGTCGCCGTGGTGTAAGCGAGCCCCTGATAGATCATCGCAAACTCGACGCCAAACAGTGTGCCGGCGAGCAGGCCGACCCACAACGTGCCGTCACGCCGGAACAGCGGAATGCCGCGCAGCCAGCACCAGAGGGTGACGATCGTCATCCCGATCGCCGAGCGGATGGCGCCCTGCATCATGGCGGGAATGTCGTGGATCGCCAGTTTCACCGCGGCCTGATTGAAGCCCCAGGACAGGCACACCACCACGGTGACGGCGATAGCCACCGCATCGAGCGGGCGCGTTGTGTGGTGATGAGGCGGCGGAGCACTCGACTCTGAAGAAGCAGGCGACGACATGGACAAGCATTTCCCGGCGGCAGTGTCAGCCCCGGAAGAGTCGGGGCGTTCCGTAATCCCGATTGTTTATGATTACGGGATCGTTCGCTTGGTTGAACGATGACATTCTTTAGCCGGTGGAACGCAAGCCGCCAACCGGCCGCTCAAGCAGACCTGCAATGAGCGCAGGTGCCGGAAATTTCGATGACCGGAGTCTTGGGCGTGAAGCCGGCAGCGCGTGTGGCCGCCTTGATGGCGTCGGCGATGCCGGCGCCTGTCGCTTCGCCGACCGCGCCGCAACTGTCGCAGATGAGGAACACCACCGGATCGGCCCCGGCGTGATTGTGAACGCAGGCGATGAAGGCGTTGCGGCTTTCGATGCGATGGACAAGGCCCTGCTCGCGCAGAAAATCGAGGGCGCGGTAGATCGTGATTGGCGCCGGACGGCCGCCCTCGCCGGCTTCGGCGAGACGGTCAATCAGTTCATAGGCGCCGAGCGGGGCGTGGCTCGCCAGCAGCGCTTCGAGCACGCGGCGGCGGATCGGCGTCAGCCGCTCCTTGTTGGCGGCACAGACTGCCTCGGCATGCGCGATCGCATCCGCGGCGCAGCGGCCGTGGTCGTGATCCGGTGTCGGAAAGACCTCGCGACCTTTCTCCTGAGCTTGCGCTTTCTTCGCCACGATTCTGCTCACTTGCTAAGTCGGCCTGTCACATTGAAGTGTAGCCGAAGACGGCTCGAAGGTCGCCGTCACGACCATATATATGTTGCGACGCAATAGAAATAGGGGCAGGTTCCCGGACACCATCCGACCCGTTCGTTTACCGCCCGCCCGTTTCCGGCCTCAACGACCTCGAGGATTTCCATGCTTAAAGGCAAAACCGCACTCGTCACCGGCTCGACCTCCGGCATCGGGCTCGCCACCGCGCGGGCCTTCGCCGCCGAAGGCGCCAACATCATGCTCAACGGTTTCGGCGACAAGGGCGCCATCGAGACGATCCGTTCCGGCCTGGAAAAGGAGTTCGGCATCAAGGCGAAATATTCGCCGGCCGATATGTCGAAACCGACGGAAATCGCCGAGATGGTCGCAACGACCGAAAAGGAATTCGGTTCGCTCGATGTGCTGGTCAACAATGCCGGCATCCAGTTCGTCGCCAACATCGAGGACTTCCCGGTCGAGCGCTGGGACGCGATCATCGCCATCAATCTGTCGTCAGCCTTTCATTCGATCCGTGCGGCGATGCCGGGCATGAAGAAGCGGCAATGGGGCCGCATTATCAACATCGCTTCGGCACACGGCCTTGTCGCTAGCGCACAGAAGGTCGCCTATGTCGCGGCAAAGCATGGCATTGTCGGTCTCACCAAGGTGGTGGCGGTCGAGGCCGCCAACAATGGCGTCACCTGCAACGCCATCTGCCCCGGCTGGGTGCTGACGCCCTTGGTGCAGAAGCAGATCGACGACCGCGCCAAGGCATCGGGCAAGCCGGCGCGTGACGAAGAAATCAAACTCTTGTCCGAGAAGCAGCCAATGCATCAGTTCACCAAGCCGGAGAATATCGGCGCGCTTGCCGTGTTCCTGTCGAGCGATGCGGCGGCCTCGATTACCGGATCGGCTTATTCCATCGACGGCGGCTGGGTCGCGCAGTGAAGGCGCGCCGCGCATGAACGACTTTCTCTCCCGGCTGTTCTGGGGTGACCAGACCGGCGATACGCCCAAGCCGAAGGGAAAGAAGAAGCGCATCAATCTGGCGCTGCAAGGAGGCGGCGCGCATGGCGCTTTCACCTGGGGCGTGCTGGATCATCTGTTGGAGGACGGCCGCCTCGCTGTCGAGGGCATTTCCGGCACGTCGGCCGGTGCCGTGAATGCGGTGATGCTGGCCGACGGCCTCAACCGCGGCGGCCCCGATGAAGCGCGCAAGCGACTCGCCGAGTTCTGGCGCGCAGCCAGTCTCGGCGGCGATCTGCCCGCGGTGCAGCGGGTGGTCACCGACAGGCTGTTCGCGCTGATGCCCGGAGAAGGTTCGCCAACCTTCAACTGGCTGTCGGCGTGGTCACAATATCTGTCGCCTTACGACCTCAACCCGCTCAACATCAATCCGCTGAAAGATCTCATCGAGCGCTTCGTCGATTTCGACGGTCTGCGCAAAGACGGCCGGCAGATATTCATCGCCGCGACCAATGTGCAAACCGGGCGATTGCATATTTTTCCGAAGGACAAGATTTCCGCTGAGGCCGTGATGGCCTCAGCTTGCCTGCCTGCCGTATTTCAGGCGGTCGAAATCGACGGCGTGCCCTACTGGGATGGCGGTTATCTCGGCAATCCGGTGATCTTTCCGTTCTTCCGCTCGACACAGACGGAAGATGTTCTGATCGTCCAGATCAATCCCGTGATGCGCAAAAAAATCCCGCAGACGACGCGCGAGATCATGGGCCGCGTCAACGAGATCACCTTCAACTCGGCGCTAATGGCTGAGCTGCGCGCCATCGAATTCGTCAACCGGCTGATCGACCAGCGCCGCCTGCCGCACGGCACCGGCACGAACGAGTATCGTCACATCAACGTGCATCGCATCGTCATGGACGGCCTCGGAGAACGCTTTTCGGCGTCAACCAAGCTGCGCAACGACTTCGAATCGCTCGACCTCTTGCGCAAGCTCGGCCAGCGCGCCGCCCGGCGCTTCCTCGACAATCACTTCGCCGATATCGGCGTGCGTTCCAGCGTCGACCTGAAGGCCGATGTCTTGTCCGAACGCGGATAGGTCTGCGCCCGCCTGCCATGCATCTCCCGGAGATCTGCTCTGCCGATATTTCGGAAGTCGAAGGCCTCCATCCATATTATAAGGATGCTTATAATATGTAGGCATAGAGCTTGGAGCGATTACCGCCGTGCCGACGACCCGAAAAGAAATTGCCTTTGCTATCAATGATGTAGCTCGCCTGCTCAAGACCTATGCAGACCAGAGCGCGCGGCGTTATGGCAGCACCCGGGCCCAATGGGCGGTGCTGTCGCGGCTGAACCGCTGCGAGGGTCTCAAACAGTCGGAGCTGGCCGAGCTGCTCGACCTGCAACCGATTTCGCTGACGCGCCTGCTCGACCGCCTGGCCGACAATGGTCTGATCGAGCGCCGGCCCGATCCCAACGACCGCCGCGTCAACCGCCTGTACCTGACGCCCGCCGCACGTCCGGTGCTCGATCACCTGACCGCGCTCGGCGAGGAGCTCATGGGCCAGGTGCTCGACGGGCTCGACGATAAAGCTGTCAACCGCCTACGCGCCGATCTCGGCGTCATGCGCGACAATCTGCGTGCCGCGATCGGCCGCAACTCTCCCACTAACGAATCCCCATCCAGCAAAGTCGCAGCATCATGAGTGACAAAGTTCTGAAGGTCGTTCCAGCCCCCGAAGCCAAGAGCACTGCGGAGGGCGCGGCCGCAACCGCCGACACGCCGGCGCAGCCTGCCAAGAAGCGCAATCTGCGCCGCACGCTGCTGATCGTGCTGCCGCTCGCAGCGGCACTGATCGGCGGCGTGATCTACCTCATGGGCGGCCGCTATATCTCGACCGACAACGCCTATGTCGGCGCGCAGAAGGTGCTGATCACACCGGACGTCTCCGGCAAGGTGATGAAGGTTGCCGTGCACGAAGGCCAGCATGTGAATGCAGGCGACGAACTGCTGATGCTCGATCGCGTGCCTTTCGAACTGGCGCTGGCGCAGGCCAAAGCCAAGCTCGCCATCGCCCGCAGCGACTACGACAAGGCCAAGGCCAATCTCGCCTCGCTGATTAAGCTGTCCGATCTGGCGGAGCGGAATGTCGAACTCAAGCAGCGCGATCTCGAGCGCAAGCAGAAACTGGTCGCCTCGCAGGCCGGCTCCGCCGCCGACGTCGATACGTCGGCAGCCGCCGTGGTGGCAGCGCAGTTGCAGGCGCAATATGCCGAGCAGCAGCGCGACACGACGCTGGCTTCGCTGCTGGGCGATGCGAACCTGCCGCTGGAGAAATTCCCGGCCTACACCGAGGCCAAGGCCGTGGCGGACAACGCCGAGCGCGATCTCGCGCACACCACCTTGCGCGCGCCGATCGACGGCACCGCGACGCAGGTCGACAACATCCAGCTCGGCCGTTTCGTCGCCGCCGGCGCGCCGATCTTCAGCGTTATCGACGACGCCAATCCGTGGGTCGATGCCAATCCCAAGGAAACCGACATCACTTATCTGCGGCTTGGCCAGAAGGCGACGCTCGATATCGATTCATTCCCCGATCGCGCCTTCACCGGCACCGTGATCGCGGTGAGCCCCGGCACCGGTTCCCAGTTCTCGATCCTGCCGGCGCAGAACGCCACCGGCAACTGGGTCAAGGTCGTTCAGCGTGTGCCCGTGCGCATCGCCTTCGACAAGGGGCAGGATCTCAGCCGCCTGCGCACCGGCATGAGCGCGAACATCGCCATCGATACGCATTACAGCCGCATCCCGTTCATGTCGCACGCGGAAAAGTAACAAAGCGGCAGAGGCGGAAGTCATGAGCGCCCACACAGCACCACTACCGAGCGGCGCGCGACGTCTGCTGATCACGATCTGCGCCATGACCGCGACCATCATGCAGGCGCTCGACACCACGATCGCCAATGTCGCGCTGCCTTACATGCAGGGCTCGTTGTCGGCGTCGCTCGACCAGGTGAACTGGATCCTCACCTCCTACATCGTCGCCGCTGCGATCATGACGGCGCCGGTCGGCTGGTTGGCCGATCGCTTCGGCCGCAAACGCGTATTCATCATCTGCGTTGCCGGTTTCACTCTCGCCTCGCTGTTGTGTGCGCTGGCGCAGAACATCGAACAGATGGTGCTGTTCCGACTGCTGCAAGGCATGGCCGGCGCGGCATTGGTGCCGCTGTCGCAGGCCGTGATGTTGGATTCCTATTCGGTGCAGGAGCGCAGCCAAGCCATGGCGATGTGGGGCATCGGCGTCATGCTCGGCCCCATCATGGGCCCGACCTTGGGTGCGTGGCTCACCGACAATTATTCCTGGCACTGGGTGTTCCTGATCAACCTGCCGATCGGCGTGCTGACCGTGATCGGCATGATCGTGTTCATGGACGACACCCACAAGCAACATCACCTGCGCTTCGACTGGCTAGGCTTCGCCGCGCTGGCCATCGGCATCGGCTCACTGCAACTGCTGCTCGATCGCGGCGAGCAGGTCGGCTGGTTCGAGGCGCGCGAGATCTGGGTTGAGACCATCATCTCGGCGGCGGGCTTCTACTACTTCTTCGCCCATTCGCTGACGACGGACCAGCCGTTCGTGAACTTCGAGATGTTCAAGGACCGCAATTTCCTGTCCGGCGTCATGTTCATGGTCGTGATCGGCGTCGTGCTGTTCGGCACCATGGCGCTGGTGACGCCGTTTATGCAGAACCTGCTCGGCTACCCGATCCAGACCGCCGGCTTCCTGCTCGGCTCACGCGGGGTCGGCACGCTGCTCACAATGATGGTGGCGCCGCGCCTGATGCGGCTGACCGAAACGCGCAATTTGATATTCCTCGGCCTCTTCATCACCGCCGGCACGCTCTACGAGATGACGGGCTGGTCGCTCGATACGCAGCAGCACACCATCGTCATCACCAGCATCATCCAGGGCGTCGGTCTCGGCCTGCTGTTCGTGCCGATCACGTCCGTCGCGTTCCTGACACTGCCGGGACAGATGCGCAACGGCGCCGCAGCCATCACGACGCTGGTGCGCAACATCGGCTCGTCGATCGGCATCTCGATGGTGATCGCAAACCTGACCAGCAAAACGACCTACATGCATGAGCGGCTCGGCTCGAACATCACGCCGTTCAACAGTAATCTGCAATTTCCGGATATTGCCGGCGCCATCAACCTCGGCAGCGACACCGGCAAGGCCCTGCTCGACGGCCTCGTCACGCAGCAGGCGAATATGATCGCCTATCTGAACGACTTCAAATTGCTGATGTTCCTGACCATCGCCGCCATGCCGCTGGTGTTGATGATCGGCTCGACGCGAAAGAGCGGCCCGGCGGCGAAGGACGAAGAGGAAGTCATCCACGCCCTGGATTGACGGCACCACCACAAGCGGAGCGGTGGCCAACCTATTTCCCGGAAAATTCCTTGCGGATCTGTGCGCTGTGTTCGCCGAGCGCGGGAATCGGACCGTACTGGCGTGGCTCTTCAGGCCGAACCGGCGCGGGGGCCGGCGTCGACACCGGACCGGTCGGGGAGCCGATCGTAATGCGCCGCAGATGCGGATGCTGTGATAACAACCCGGTGTCGCTCACGCGGGCAAAGGCGATGTCGGCCGCGGACAGCTTTTCCTCCAGTGTCGCCACATCCATCGCGCCGAACGCAGCCTGCACGCGCGCATCGGTCTCGCCGCGCCGCCGGACCCGTTCGACATTGGTGCCGAACTGCGGATCGGCGGCAAGCGTCGCATCGTCCATGACCGTACTCGCGAGAATGCGCCACTCGCGGTCGTTCTGGATCGAAATGAGGATGTCGGCACCGTCGCGACTTTTGAACACGCCGTAAGGCGCGATCGATGGATGCGCGAGGCCAATGCGCTTCGGAGACTTGCCGCCCTCATGCTGCAGCAGCGGCACCGTCATCCATTCGGCCATCGAATCGAACAGCGACACGCTGATTGCTGCGCCTTCGCCGGTGCGACCGCGCTTGATCAGCGCTTCCAGGATCGCCTGATAGGCGTTCATGCCGGTGGCGATGTCGACCACCGACACGCCGACCCGTGAAGCCGCTTCCGGCCCGCCGGTGATCGACGACAGGCCGCTGTCGGCCTGAATCAGCAGATCGTAAGCCTTGCGCTGCGCGTATGGCCCGGCTTCGCCATAGCCTGAGATCGAGGCGCAGATCAGCTTCGGATAATCCTTGCGCAGGCGCTCGATGGCGAAACCGAGCTTGGCCAGTGCGCCGGGCTTGAGGTTCTGTACGAACACATCCGCCTTCGCCAGCATCGCTTCGAGCAGCGCCTTGTCCTCGGCCTTGGTCAGATCGAGGACCACAGACTCCTTGCCGCGGTTGAGCCACACGAAGTAAGCGCTCTCGCCATGGACGAGGTCATCGTAGCCGCGGGCGAAATCGCCCTCCGGCCGTTCGATCTTGATGACACGCGCGCCAGCATCGGCAAGCTGGCACGTGCACCGCGGCGCGGCCACCGCCTGTTCGACCGAAATGACGAGGATGCCTTCGAGAGGGAGAGACATATGCTTCTCAGCTTTCCAGGACGCGCGCGTTTTCGTGATGCCCTGCCTCCGCGACGAGAGCGTCAGTATGACCGCGGCAGACCCAGCACGTGTTCGGCCAGATACGACAGAATGAGATTGGTCGAGATCGGCGCCACCTGATAGAGCCGCGTTTCACGGAACTTGCGTTCGACATCGTATTCCTCGGCGAAGCCGAAGCCGCCGTGCGTCTGCACGCACATATCGGCGGCGGCCCATGACGCATCCGCGGCGAGGAGCTTTGCCATATTGGCCTCGGCGCCGAGATCCTCGCCCGCTTCGTATTTGCGGCAGGCCTCGTGGACCATGAGTTCGGCGGCGCGCATTTGAGCGTAAGCGCGCGCTATAGGAAATTGAACACCTTGATTCTGGCCGATCGGCCGGCCGAACAGCACGCGCTCCTTGGCGTAATCGCTGGCCTTCTTGATGAACCACTTGGCATCGCCAATGCATTCCGACGCGATCAGAATGCGCTCGGTATTCATGCCCGAGAGGATATAGCGGAAGCCCTTGCCCTCCTCGCCGATGAGATTCTCCGCCGGCACCCGAAGGTCGTCAAAGAAGACCTCGGTGGTGGCGTGGTTCATCATGGTGCGGATCGGCTTGATGGTGATGCTGGCGCCGCGCGCCAGTTTCATGTCCACCAGAAACACCGAAAGGCCCTCGGTGCGCTTCTTTACTTCTTCCTTCGGCGTGGTGCGGGCGAGCAGCAGCATCAGGTCGGAGTGCTCGGCCCGCGAGGTCCAGATCTTCTGGCCGTTGATGACATAGTGATCGCCCTCGCGCCGCGCCGTGGTGCGCAACGACAAAGTATCGGTGCCCGAGGTCGGTTCGGTCACGCCGAACGCCTGCAGTCGCAAATCGCCGCTGGCGATGCCGGGCAAATAGGCTTGCTTCTGCGCCGGCGAGCCGTGCCGCAAGATCGTGCCCATCGTGTACATCTGCGCATGACAGGCGCCGCCGTTGGCGCCGGCAGCATGCACCTCTTCCATGATCGCGGCAGCCGCCGACACCGGCAGGCCACTACCGCCATATTCTTCGGGAATCAGCGCGGCGAGATAACCGGCTTCAGTCAGCGCATTGACGAAGGCGGTCGGATAGGCGCGTTCGCGGTCGAGGTCCCGCCAGTATTCGTTGGGGAACTTGGCGCACAGGGCGCGCACGGATTCGCGGATGTCGGCGTATTTATCCTGCTGCCCGGTCATACGCTTCCTCTACTCTTTTATTTCGGCTCGCCCGTTATTGATGGCGATGACGTCCCGTTCCTTAACACGGGCACGGAAGGCGACAACAGAGCCGTCGCGCCAGATCTCGGTCCGGATGGTTTCGCCAGGAAAGACTGGCGCCGAAAACCGCACCGCCATGGTGGAGAGCCGGGCCGGGTCATAATCGCCCACAGTCTTCAGAAGCGCATGGCCGACGACGCCCATGGTGGCAAGGCCGTGCAGGATCGGCCGCGGAAACCCGGCCTCGCGCGCGAAGGTCGGCTCGGCATGCAACGGATTGCTGTCGCCGGACAAACGGTAAAGCAGCGCCATTTCCGGCCGCGTTGGCAAATCGCAAACGAGATCGGGGGCGCGATCGGGAATGGGATGCGGGGCCGGCGTGTCGCGGCGCACGCTGCCGGAATTGTCGCTGAAGCCGCCGTCGGCGCGGCAGAACGTGGTCTGCTTCAGCGTGGCGAGCAACGTGCCGGTCGCTTTATCGACGACGGTGCGGTCGTGATAGAGCAGCGCGCCCTTGCCCTCGCCTTTGTCGATTACGTCGACGACGCGTTCCTGCCCGATCACCGTTCCATGCGACGGGATCGGCGCGTGCAGGACGATCGTCTCCTCGCCATGGACGATATGGCTCCAGGTCAGACCAAACTCCGGCCGCAGCATCCACGAATAATCAAGACCGAGGACGACAGGGAAAGTCGGCAGAACCTTGAGGTTCTTTTCATAGACGAAGGCGAGCTCATCCTCGCTGGTCGGGTCGTAGCCCAGACCGACCCCCAGCGCGTATAGAATGCAATCCTTCGGGCCGTAGGCATGTTCGACCGCGGGAAGTTGCGCGGCGAGGAGTTTTTCGGCGTTGAGGGGCATGGAAATGCACTCTGCTGTCATACCCGCGAAAGCGGGCATCCAGTAATCGCAAGCGGCGCGATTTATCGCAACACCGGGGTTACTGGATCACCTGCTTCCACGGGTGATGACAGGATGAGTACTAATTGTCCGTGGCTTACTGGCCCCAGACTTCCTTCGACAGATCGACGATCATCTTGAGCTTGGCCCACTGCTCATCCTCGGCCAGCACATTGCCTTCCTCGGTCGAGGCAAAGCCGCACTGCGGCGACAGGGCGAGCTGGTCGAGCGCGACGAACTTGGTCGCCTCGTCGATGCGCTTCTTGATGTCTTCTTTCTTCTCGAGCGTGCCGGACTTCGACGTTACGAGGCCGAGCACCACGATCTTGTTGCCCTTGGGCAGGAAGCGTAGCGGATCGAAGCCGCCGGCGCGGTCAGTGTCGTATTCCAGGAAGTAGCCGTCGTAATTACACTTCTCGAGCAGGCTCTGCGCCACCGGCTCGTAGCCGCCCGACGAGATGAAGGTAGAGCGAAAGTTGCCGCGGCAGACATGGGTGGTGATCACCATGTCGGCGGGTTTGGCTTCCAGCGCCTTGTTGATGCACTTCGTATAGGTGTCCTGCAGGTGATCGACGTCGAGGCCGCGGTCACGCGCCTTCTTGAGTTCGTCCTGCGAGCACAGATAGGCCCAGGCCGTGTCGTCGAACTGCAGATAGCGGCAGCCGGCGGCGTAGAACGCCTTGATCGCCTTCTGATAGGCAACCGCGAGATCGTCGAAAATCGCATCGCGATTCGGATAGGCCGAGGCGGCAACCGAGCCCGGCTCGAGGCGGAAATGCATCACCGTTGGCGACGGGATGGTCATCTTCGGCGTGCGGCTGGTGTTCGCTTTGAGGAACTTGAAATGCTCCAGCATCGGGTGGTTCGGCGCGAAGTCGATCTTCCCGGTGATGCGCAGCACCTTCATCTTGGTCTGCATGCCCTGGAACTGGATGCCGTGATCGGAATCCACGACGTCGACGCCTTCCAGCATGCCGAAGAAATCGTAGTGCCACCACGAGCGGCGGAATTCACCGTCGGTAATGGCGTGAAGGCCGATCTCTTCCTGCTTCTTGATGATCTTGACGATCTCGGCGTCCTCGACCGCCTTGAGCTGAGCGTCGGTGATCTCGCGCTTCTCATGCTTCGCGCGCGCTTCCTTGATCGGCTGGGTGCGCAGGATGGAGCCGACCTGATCGGCCCGGAACGGCGGTTTGGTTCTTTGGGACATACGTTTCCTCCAACAATCGTCGTGGGATTTAGCCCCGCCCACGGCGTCAATTCGGGTGTGCCTTAGCACGGTGAGTGGGCGGCGTCAGCGGTTACGGAACTCGTCTTTGGTCATACGACGGCGCCGCGACGGATCAGGACGACGCCCGGTACCAGATTGCGGGTGCCCTGATTGCCGAGCGCCAATTGCAGATTTCGTTGCGCCAGCCGCGCGTGCTCGCGCATCAGCGCCTCGGCGCGCATGCCTTCGCGATCTTCGATGGCACGCACCACGCAATGGTGATGGTCCTGCGCAATAGTCAGGATGTGGCGCGCCTCGGGAAGCTTGGCCTGAACCATGACAAAGCCCGAGGGCGAGGCGAACGGCAGGTTCGAGACCCGTTCGATCTGGCGCCTGACGACTGGACTGTCGGCGGCCTCCGCCAGCAGCGCATGAAAACGGCCGTTGAGATCGACATATTCGGAGAAGTGATCGACGCTCAGGTCCGGCAATGCGGCGATGTCATCAATCTGCCGCAACACATTCTTCATGTCGCGGATGAGGCCACCGGGCACGCCGCGTTCGGCCGCGATGCGCGCGGCAAAACCCTCGACCATGCCGCGGAGATCGATGGCATCGTAAACGTCGCGCTCGGTAAAGGCCTTGATGGCGAAGCCGCCGGACGGGATCGCTTCGAGAAAACCCTCGTCCTCCAGGCGGACCAGCGCCATGCGGATCGGCGTCCGTGACATACCGAGACGATCGACCAGCGACAGCTCCGATACCCGATCGCCCGGCTTGAGCCCGCCGGACAGGATCAGGTCCCGCAGGGCGAGCTGGGCTTTGACGGTCTGGGACGAGGCGCGGTCGGGCTCG
Proteins encoded:
- a CDS encoding tetratricopeptide repeat protein codes for the protein MRSNSSDGRTRPAALSEALHNARHALETGRPADAERIAAEILQANAGDREAAKVLGYALMMLGRNAEAVAVLEKASRGNRDAEADTAFGIALRQAGRGDEAVTAFNRAIKRDAKYPMAFYELGKTFAERGRIDEAIAVFSRGIAVAPTMIDMMARLGKCHLAAGDRKNARRCFERVLGLAPGHYATAEALAMVLMDDRDYAQAAVLFRAMVTANPDNAQARLGLANCMLHLGKDDAAYENMRAAAERGPKFYGQALRLAVTAQRGRFWLRPSDAEKAIKNRR
- a CDS encoding DMT family transporter is translated as MSSPASSESSAPPPHHHTTRPLDAVAIAVTVVVCLSWGFNQAAVKLAIHDIPAMMQGAIRSAIGMTIVTLWCWLRGIPLFRRDGTLWVGLLAGTLFGVEFAMIYQGLAYTTATRASVFLYMAPFLVVLGGRILLPGDRFRMSQWAGLLLSFAGMIMAFGVPTPALDPRQTLGDILTLIAAVLWACTTLLIKSSRALNATSPEKVLLYQLLMSTPIIALASWFAGERITHWPDHQALAMMAYQSVWVVSVTFVVWFALIKKYSASRVSAFSVLTPLFGVAAGHFVMGDPITPAFLVAVAFVAIGLVLVNKPQS
- a CDS encoding Fur family transcriptional regulator, which codes for MAKKAQAQEKGREVFPTPDHDHGRCAADAIAHAEAVCAANKERLTPIRRRVLEALLASHAPLGAYELIDRLAEAGEGGRPAPITIYRALDFLREQGLVHRIESRNAFIACVHNHAGADPVVFLICDSCGAVGEATGAGIADAIKAATRAAGFTPKTPVIEISGTCAHCRSA
- a CDS encoding 3-hydroxybutyrate dehydrogenase, with translation MSMLKGKTALVTGSTSGIGLATARAFAAEGANIMLNGFGDKGAIETIRSGLEKEFGIKAKYSPADMSKPTEIAEMVATTEKEFGSLDVLVNNAGIQFVANIEDFPVERWDAIIAINLSSAFHSIRAAMPGMKKRQWGRIINIASAHGLVASAQKVAYVAAKHGIVGLTKVVAVEAANNGVTCNAICPGWVLTPLVQKQIDDRAKASGKPARDEEIKLLSEKQPMHQFTKPENIGALAVFLSSDAAASITGSAYSIDGGWVAQ
- a CDS encoding patatin-like phospholipase family protein; translated protein: MNDFLSRLFWGDQTGDTPKPKGKKKRINLALQGGGAHGAFTWGVLDHLLEDGRLAVEGISGTSAGAVNAVMLADGLNRGGPDEARKRLAEFWRAASLGGDLPAVQRVVTDRLFALMPGEGSPTFNWLSAWSQYLSPYDLNPLNINPLKDLIERFVDFDGLRKDGRQIFIAATNVQTGRLHIFPKDKISAEAVMASACLPAVFQAVEIDGVPYWDGGYLGNPVIFPFFRSTQTEDVLIVQINPVMRKKIPQTTREIMGRVNEITFNSALMAELRAIEFVNRLIDQRRLPHGTGTNEYRHINVHRIVMDGLGERFSASTKLRNDFESLDLLRKLGQRAARRFLDNHFADIGVRSSVDLKADVLSERG
- a CDS encoding MarR family winged helix-turn-helix transcriptional regulator, whose product is MPTTRKEIAFAINDVARLLKTYADQSARRYGSTRAQWAVLSRLNRCEGLKQSELAELLDLQPISLTRLLDRLADNGLIERRPDPNDRRVNRLYLTPAARPVLDHLTALGEELMGQVLDGLDDKAVNRLRADLGVMRDNLRAAIGRNSPTNESPSSKVAAS
- a CDS encoding HlyD family secretion protein, whose amino-acid sequence is MSDKVLKVVPAPEAKSTAEGAAATADTPAQPAKKRNLRRTLLIVLPLAAALIGGVIYLMGGRYISTDNAYVGAQKVLITPDVSGKVMKVAVHEGQHVNAGDELLMLDRVPFELALAQAKAKLAIARSDYDKAKANLASLIKLSDLAERNVELKQRDLERKQKLVASQAGSAADVDTSAAAVVAAQLQAQYAEQQRDTTLASLLGDANLPLEKFPAYTEAKAVADNAERDLAHTTLRAPIDGTATQVDNIQLGRFVAAGAPIFSVIDDANPWVDANPKETDITYLRLGQKATLDIDSFPDRAFTGTVIAVSPGTGSQFSILPAQNATGNWVKVVQRVPVRIAFDKGQDLSRLRTGMSANIAIDTHYSRIPFMSHAEK
- a CDS encoding DHA2 family efflux MFS transporter permease subunit yields the protein MSAHTAPLPSGARRLLITICAMTATIMQALDTTIANVALPYMQGSLSASLDQVNWILTSYIVAAAIMTAPVGWLADRFGRKRVFIICVAGFTLASLLCALAQNIEQMVLFRLLQGMAGAALVPLSQAVMLDSYSVQERSQAMAMWGIGVMLGPIMGPTLGAWLTDNYSWHWVFLINLPIGVLTVIGMIVFMDDTHKQHHLRFDWLGFAALAIGIGSLQLLLDRGEQVGWFEAREIWVETIISAAGFYYFFAHSLTTDQPFVNFEMFKDRNFLSGVMFMVVIGVVLFGTMALVTPFMQNLLGYPIQTAGFLLGSRGVGTLLTMMVAPRLMRLTETRNLIFLGLFITAGTLYEMTGWSLDTQQHTIVITSIIQGVGLGLLFVPITSVAFLTLPGQMRNGAAAITTLVRNIGSSIGISMVIANLTSKTTYMHERLGSNITPFNSNLQFPDIAGAINLGSDTGKALLDGLVTQQANMIAYLNDFKLLMFLTIAAMPLVLMIGSTRKSGPAAKDEEEVIHALD